In Streptomyces nojiriensis, one genomic interval encodes:
- a CDS encoding HAD-IIA family hydrolase yields the protein MAERKPIESWLTDMDGVLIHEGTPIPGADAFIKRLRESGKPFLVLTNNSIYTPRDLQARLSRMGLQVPVENIWTSALATAKFLDDQRPGGTAYVIGEAGLTTALHDIGYILTDHEPDYVVLGETRTYSFEAMTKAVRLINAGARFICTNPDETGPSTEGPLPATGAVAALITKATGKKPYFAGKPNPLMMRTGLNAIGAHSETSAMIGDRMDTDVLAGLEAGMQTFLVLTGLTTEQDTEKFPFRPTKTVASIADLVDLV from the coding sequence GTGGCAGAGCGCAAGCCGATCGAATCCTGGCTCACCGACATGGACGGGGTCCTCATCCACGAGGGCACCCCGATCCCCGGCGCCGATGCCTTCATCAAGCGGCTGCGCGAGTCCGGCAAGCCCTTCCTGGTGCTGACCAACAACTCGATCTACACCCCCCGCGACCTCCAGGCCCGCCTGAGCCGCATGGGGCTGCAGGTCCCCGTCGAGAACATCTGGACCTCGGCGCTCGCCACCGCGAAGTTCCTCGACGACCAGCGTCCGGGCGGCACGGCGTACGTCATCGGCGAGGCCGGTCTGACCACCGCCCTCCACGACATCGGCTACATCCTGACCGACCACGAGCCCGACTACGTGGTCCTGGGCGAGACCCGGACCTACAGCTTCGAGGCGATGACCAAGGCGGTCCGCCTGATCAACGCGGGCGCGCGCTTCATCTGCACCAACCCCGACGAGACCGGCCCCTCCACCGAGGGCCCGCTCCCGGCCACCGGCGCCGTCGCCGCGCTGATCACCAAGGCGACCGGCAAGAAGCCGTACTTCGCCGGCAAGCCGAACCCGCTGATGATGCGCACCGGCCTGAACGCCATCGGCGCGCACTCGGAGACCAGCGCGATGATCGGCGACCGGATGGACACCGACGTCCTGGCCGGCCTGGAGGCGGGCATGCAGACCTTCCTCGTCCTCACCGGCCTGACCACCGAGCAGGACACCGAGAAGTTCCCGTTCCGCCCGACCAAGACGGTCGCCTCGATCGCGGACCTCGTCGACCTGGTCTGA